One segment of Gordonia terrae DNA contains the following:
- the lysX gene encoding bifunctional lysylphosphatidylglycerol synthetase/lysine--tRNA ligase LysX, with protein MATDTPLAPVDPENPDEHHIGTSRAPTAADRRSLALLDKIRRPTGFGTRAPHVAGTVVGVLAAIALLSSLFPAIRHLIHDPRRYVDDYIITLPDTSFAWAFVLALLAVALSARKRIAWWISVVYLVLFMTANVLYLIPALEDDLGVTAWDRTNIYLGLFIDALALMFLLSTYRQFYTRVRKGAIPAAFGTLIAGLVIATLLGWALVWAFPHTLTRGDRLPYAFNRVVAFGAIDQDASFDGRHTHLFVNGLLGLFGALALIAAAIVLFRSQRLRWLITAEDEALIRALIARFNDDDSLAYFSTRRDKAVVFSPDGRAAITYRVEVGVGLAGGDPIGDPESWPDAIAEFLTLCEKYGWHPASMGSSPRGAAAFDAAGFVSLNIGDEAILHTREFSLSGSAMKAVRQAVTRTRRAGVGVRIRRHNEIGDTEMAQIVARADDWRDTDEERGFAMALSRIGDPADGDCLLVEAVLDEGEPGERVVGMLSFVPWGRRGVSLDLMRRDRHGPNGVVETMVAELCRDSEQLGITEVSLNFAAFRAFFEQGPQIGAGPVMRMGYSVLMFGSRFFQMESLYKSNAKYLPDWQSRYLCFEDSRILPRVGLAAIVTEGFITLPRFGRAKHYTQGPPSIPPGVDAPALIAELEAETATPEGAVVHRPEQVRVRLEKMDRLVERGFDPYPPADQPTHTIAQAKAEPEGTVVTVAGRVTRLRDFGKVVFADVHDWSGEVQVLVEDSRVIPGTPDFGTDVDLGDLIQARGVVGTSRKGELSILIDAWRINGKCLRPLPDKWAGLTDPEARVRQRYVDLAINEQTRASLATRSLVVKSLRDFLSARGYLEVETPILQQIHGGANATPFQTHINAYNLDLYLRIAPELYLKRLCVGGVEKVFEIGRNFRNEGVDFSHNPEFTSLEAYEAHSDYLKMLDLTREMIQHAATAAYGEPVIVRTDADGNEERVDISGEWPVKTVHQVVSEGAEQEITPETSVEELRAVCDRLEINHRPDWDAGQIVLELYEHLGEDRTTFPTFYTDFPTSTSPLTRAHRTKPGVAERWDLVAWGVELGTAYTELTDPVEQRKRLTEQSILAADGDPEAMELDEDFLQALEYAMPPTGGLGVGVDRVVMLITGQSIRESLAFPLAKPQDA; from the coding sequence ATGGCCACCGACACCCCCCTCGCGCCGGTCGACCCCGAGAACCCCGACGAGCACCACATCGGTACCTCGCGCGCACCCACCGCGGCCGATCGTCGTTCCCTGGCGCTCCTCGACAAGATCAGGCGCCCCACGGGGTTCGGGACCCGCGCACCGCACGTCGCGGGCACCGTCGTCGGTGTCCTCGCCGCTATCGCGTTGTTGTCCAGTCTCTTTCCCGCGATCCGGCATCTGATACACGACCCGCGACGCTACGTCGACGACTACATCATCACCCTGCCCGACACCAGTTTCGCCTGGGCGTTCGTCCTCGCGCTCCTCGCGGTCGCCCTGTCGGCGCGCAAGCGGATCGCCTGGTGGATCAGCGTCGTCTATCTCGTGCTGTTCATGACGGCCAACGTCCTGTATCTGATACCGGCGCTCGAGGACGACCTCGGAGTCACGGCATGGGACCGCACCAACATCTACCTCGGCCTGTTCATCGACGCCCTCGCGTTGATGTTCCTGCTCTCCACCTATCGCCAGTTCTACACGCGGGTCCGCAAGGGGGCGATCCCCGCGGCGTTCGGCACCCTCATCGCCGGACTGGTCATCGCGACGCTGCTGGGCTGGGCGCTGGTATGGGCGTTCCCGCACACGCTGACCCGGGGCGACCGGTTGCCCTACGCGTTCAACCGGGTTGTCGCCTTCGGTGCCATCGACCAGGACGCGTCGTTCGACGGCCGGCACACGCACCTCTTCGTCAACGGGTTGCTCGGGTTGTTCGGTGCGCTGGCGCTGATCGCGGCGGCGATCGTGCTGTTCCGGTCGCAGCGGCTGCGCTGGCTCATCACCGCCGAGGACGAAGCACTCATCCGCGCACTGATCGCGCGGTTCAACGACGACGACTCGCTGGCGTACTTCTCGACCCGGCGCGACAAGGCCGTGGTGTTCTCACCCGACGGCCGCGCGGCCATCACCTACCGCGTGGAGGTCGGCGTCGGACTCGCGGGCGGTGACCCGATCGGCGACCCGGAGTCGTGGCCCGACGCCATCGCCGAATTCCTCACGCTCTGCGAGAAGTACGGGTGGCACCCGGCGTCGATGGGGTCGAGCCCGCGCGGGGCGGCCGCCTTCGACGCCGCCGGCTTCGTCTCGCTCAACATCGGCGACGAGGCCATCCTGCACACGCGCGAGTTCAGCCTCAGCGGGTCGGCGATGAAGGCGGTGCGCCAGGCCGTGACCCGCACCCGCCGTGCCGGGGTCGGCGTCCGCATCCGACGGCACAACGAGATCGGCGACACCGAGATGGCGCAGATCGTCGCGCGCGCCGACGACTGGCGCGACACCGACGAGGAACGCGGCTTCGCGATGGCGCTCTCGCGCATCGGTGACCCCGCGGACGGCGACTGCCTGCTGGTCGAGGCCGTGCTGGACGAAGGCGAACCCGGCGAACGGGTCGTCGGCATGCTGTCGTTCGTTCCGTGGGGGCGTCGTGGCGTCTCACTCGACCTGATGCGTCGTGACCGGCACGGACCGAATGGTGTCGTGGAGACGATGGTCGCCGAATTGTGCCGTGACTCAGAGCAGTTGGGCATCACCGAGGTGTCGCTCAACTTCGCCGCGTTCCGCGCGTTCTTCGAACAGGGACCCCAGATCGGTGCCGGACCGGTGATGCGGATGGGCTATTCGGTGCTGATGTTCGGCTCGCGGTTCTTCCAGATGGAGTCGCTGTACAAGTCGAACGCGAAATACCTGCCGGACTGGCAGTCGCGCTACCTGTGCTTCGAGGACAGTCGGATTCTGCCCCGGGTGGGCCTGGCCGCCATCGTGACCGAGGGTTTCATCACGTTGCCCCGGTTCGGCCGGGCCAAGCACTACACGCAGGGGCCGCCGTCGATCCCGCCCGGTGTCGACGCCCCCGCCCTCATCGCCGAGCTCGAAGCCGAGACGGCCACCCCCGAGGGTGCGGTCGTCCATCGACCGGAACAGGTCCGTGTCCGGCTCGAGAAGATGGACCGGCTCGTCGAGCGGGGTTTCGATCCGTACCCGCCGGCAGATCAGCCCACCCACACGATCGCGCAGGCCAAGGCCGAGCCCGAGGGAACGGTCGTCACCGTCGCCGGCCGCGTGACGCGGCTCCGCGACTTCGGCAAGGTCGTGTTCGCCGACGTCCACGACTGGTCCGGCGAGGTCCAGGTGCTGGTCGAGGACTCTCGGGTGATCCCGGGAACCCCCGATTTCGGCACAGACGTCGACCTCGGCGACCTCATCCAGGCGCGTGGCGTCGTGGGCACCAGCCGCAAGGGTGAACTGTCGATCCTGATCGACGCCTGGCGGATCAACGGCAAGTGCCTGCGTCCGCTACCCGACAAATGGGCCGGCCTCACCGATCCGGAAGCGCGTGTCCGCCAGCGCTATGTCGACCTGGCGATCAACGAGCAGACGCGAGCATCGCTCGCCACCCGCAGCCTCGTCGTGAAGTCGCTGCGCGACTTCCTCTCCGCGCGTGGCTACCTGGAGGTGGAGACGCCGATCCTGCAACAGATCCACGGCGGCGCCAACGCGACCCCGTTCCAGACGCACATCAACGCCTACAACCTCGACCTGTATCTGCGCATCGCTCCCGAGCTCTACCTCAAGAGACTCTGCGTCGGTGGCGTCGAGAAGGTCTTCGAGATCGGTCGCAACTTCCGCAACGAGGGCGTGGACTTCAGTCACAACCCGGAGTTCACGAGCCTGGAAGCGTATGAGGCGCACAGTGATTACCTCAAGATGCTCGACCTCACCCGCGAGATGATCCAGCACGCGGCGACGGCGGCCTACGGGGAGCCGGTGATCGTGCGCACCGACGCCGACGGAAACGAAGAGCGTGTGGACATCTCGGGGGAGTGGCCGGTCAAGACCGTCCACCAGGTGGTGTCGGAAGGTGCGGAGCAGGAGATCACGCCGGAGACCTCCGTCGAGGAGTTGCGCGCGGTGTGCGATCGCCTCGAGATCAACCACCGGCCGGATTGGGATGCGGGGCAGATCGTGCTGGAGCTCTACGAGCATCTCGGCGAGGACCGGACCACGTTCCCGACCTTCTACACCGACTTCCCGACGTCGACATCGCCGCTCACGCGCGCACACCGGACCAAGCCGGGCGTCGCGGAGCGATGGGACCTCGTCGCCTGGGGCGTCGAACTCGGCACGGCCTACACCGAACTCACCGACCCGGTCGAACAGCGCAAACGTCTCACCGAACAGTCGATCCTGGCGGCCGACGGGGACCCCGAGGCCATGGAGCTCGACGAGGACTTCCTGCAGGCGCTCGAATACGCGATGCCGCCCACCGGTGGTCTCGGCGTCGGCGTCGACCGGGTGGTCATGCTCATCACCGGGCAATCCATCCGAGAGTCGCTGGCGTTCCCGCTCGCGAAGCCGCAGGACGCCTGA